A window from Gemmatimonadaceae bacterium encodes these proteins:
- a CDS encoding ABC transporter permease — MGLTLRYVLRSLWNARGFAIAVVLTLGLGIGANTAIFSVVRGVLLKPLPHQEGDRLMYLRHSADGIGASNVAFSVPEINDFREQSSTLGEIAEYSPLTLNMILDEQATQIDVGLVTGNYLTVMGLSPIRGRPFNDADDGAGAAPVLMLAHGYWQSHFAGDSGIVGQTIRVAGRQVEVIGILQPAPFFPGRIDALMNMSISEHHVSALMEDGRTHRMTEMIARLAPGATLEQAQQEVQAITGRVHQTYPEMYQAGAGYKVTMTPLQEVLGQDARKTLWMLMGVTAFVLVIACANVANLTLMRGVRREHEMTVRAALGAGAARLRKMLLVENGVLALAGAALGLAVAYAGVGMLASFTARFSPRSDEIAVDGFVLLFTLLLALVVTAVLSFVPSIGKEDSLGEGLRAGGARSGGGGKGQKRLQQALVVMQVAVSLVLLTGAGLLTRSMQKLAAVDPGLTAPNVLTMEVPYDFTQATSPASAVARYEQMGTELGRLPGVELVGIGSTMPLRAAGFVLELKAEGRPTEAGAAPPTGEYRTADPGYFRAAGIPLLSGRDFTASDDGQATRVAIINQTLAERLFPDLDPVGRRIAWTGDVLRFIGIPEDNWLMVVGVVGNTKDGGLDATPIPAVFQPFAQGFFPGGGLVVRAGVEPSGIATAARAIIRSIDPTQPVENVMTVDEIRDESVGPRRLNALLVGSFSLLALVIAAIGIGAVLAFSVSARTGEIGIRMSLGAAPTRVLRMILGEGGRLVALGLLLGVAGSLALARSMQSLLFGVEPSDPGTLAVVMLLLAAIGVAACLVPALRASRIEPSEALRAQ; from the coding sequence ATGGGCCTGACCCTCCGCTACGTGCTGCGCAGCCTCTGGAACGCGCGCGGCTTCGCCATCGCCGTCGTCCTCACGCTGGGCCTCGGCATCGGCGCCAACACGGCCATCTTCTCCGTCGTGCGCGGCGTGCTGCTCAAGCCGCTGCCGCACCAGGAAGGCGACCGCCTGATGTACCTGCGGCATTCGGCCGACGGCATCGGGGCGTCGAACGTTGCCTTCTCGGTCCCGGAGATCAACGACTTCCGCGAGCAGTCGAGCACGCTTGGCGAGATCGCCGAGTATTCGCCGCTGACGCTGAACATGATCCTCGACGAGCAGGCGACGCAGATCGACGTCGGCCTCGTCACCGGCAACTATCTAACGGTGATGGGGCTGAGCCCCATTCGCGGCCGACCGTTCAACGACGCCGACGACGGCGCCGGCGCCGCGCCGGTGCTGATGCTCGCCCACGGCTACTGGCAGTCGCACTTTGCCGGGGACTCCGGCATCGTGGGACAGACGATTCGCGTGGCCGGCCGGCAGGTCGAGGTGATCGGCATCCTGCAACCGGCGCCGTTCTTCCCGGGACGCATCGACGCCCTGATGAACATGAGCATCAGCGAGCACCACGTGAGCGCGCTGATGGAAGACGGCCGCACGCACCGCATGACGGAGATGATCGCGCGCCTCGCCCCGGGCGCGACGCTGGAGCAGGCGCAGCAGGAGGTGCAGGCCATCACGGGTCGCGTGCACCAGACCTACCCCGAGATGTACCAGGCCGGCGCCGGCTACAAGGTCACGATGACGCCGCTGCAGGAGGTGCTCGGCCAGGACGCGCGCAAGACCCTGTGGATGCTGATGGGCGTGACGGCGTTTGTGCTGGTGATCGCCTGCGCGAACGTGGCCAACCTCACGCTGATGCGTGGCGTGCGGCGCGAGCACGAGATGACGGTGCGGGCGGCGCTTGGTGCCGGCGCGGCACGGCTACGCAAGATGCTGCTGGTCGAGAATGGTGTGCTCGCACTCGCCGGCGCGGCGCTCGGACTCGCCGTCGCATACGCTGGCGTGGGTATGCTCGCGTCGTTCACGGCGCGCTTCAGCCCGCGCTCCGACGAGATCGCCGTGGACGGCTTCGTGCTCCTCTTCACGCTGCTGCTGGCCCTGGTGGTGACGGCGGTGCTGTCGTTCGTGCCCAGCATCGGCAAGGAGGACTCGCTGGGTGAAGGCTTGCGCGCCGGCGGCGCGCGCTCGGGTGGCGGCGGCAAGGGACAGAAGCGCCTGCAGCAGGCACTGGTCGTGATGCAGGTGGCGGTGTCGTTGGTGCTGCTCACGGGCGCGGGCTTGCTCACGCGCTCGATGCAGAAGCTCGCGGCCGTGGACCCGGGTCTCACCGCGCCGAACGTGCTGACGATGGAAGTGCCCTACGACTTCACACAAGCCACGTCGCCGGCCTCGGCGGTGGCGCGCTATGAGCAGATGGGCACCGAGCTGGGTCGCCTGCCCGGGGTCGAGCTGGTTGGCATCGGCAGTACGATGCCGTTGCGCGCCGCGGGCTTCGTGCTCGAACTCAAGGCGGAGGGTCGGCCCACGGAGGCCGGCGCGGCGCCGCCGACCGGCGAGTACCGCACGGCAGATCCAGGCTACTTCCGCGCCGCGGGCATCCCGTTGCTCTCCGGCCGTGACTTCACCGCCTCCGACGACGGACAGGCCACGCGGGTGGCCATCATCAATCAGACGTTGGCCGAGCGACTCTTCCCGGACTTGGATCCGGTGGGACGCCGCATCGCGTGGACCGGCGACGTGCTGCGCTTCATCGGCATCCCCGAGGACAACTGGCTGATGGTGGTCGGCGTGGTCGGCAACACAAAGGACGGCGGGCTCGACGCGACGCCGATTCCCGCTGTGTTCCAGCCCTTCGCCCAAGGCTTCTTCCCCGGCGGCGGACTCGTGGTGCGTGCGGGCGTCGAACCCAGCGGCATCGCCACAGCGGCGCGGGCGATCATCCGCAGCATCGATCCCACGCAGCCGGTGGAGAACGTGATGACGGTGGACGAGATCCGCGACGAGAGCGTCGGCCCGCGCCGCTTGAACGCGCTGCTGGTCGGCTCCTTCTCGCTGCTCGCGCTTGTGATTGCCGCCATCGGCATTGGCGCGGTGCTGGCGTTCTCCGTCAGCGCACGCACCGGCGAGATCGGCATCCGCATGAGCCTTGGCGCCGCGCCCACACGCGTGCTGCGCATGATCCTCGGCGAGGGCGGCCGATTGGTCGCCCTCGGGCTGCTGCTCGGCGTGGCAGGTTCGCTGGCCCTGGCGCGCTCGATGCAGTCGCTGCTCTTCGGCGTGGAGCCGAGCGACCCCGGCACGCTGGCGGTCGTGATGTTGTTGCTGGCGGCGATTGGCGTGGCGGCCTGCCTGGTGCCGGCACTGCGGGCAAGTCGGATTGAGCCGTCGGAGGCCCTGCGGGCGCAGTGA
- a CDS encoding copper resistance protein NlpE N-terminal domain-containing protein has product MRKSLVPMLLLAACGAGGEAIPPGEPLTRLAAGDTLPLITRPAGFGGVLPCADCTGIETTLILEPDGSYRLRETYVGERAPNTFVTVGRWQYLLDSVPQLRLHAGSESTRHFAVTGALTIEARDSSGAVITTDAPLALRRISPPAQLGRVARLRGEFRYFADAATFVECRSGRLFPVAGDSAFVRLQRSYLDQRLSNEASVLVEIHGALEARAGMEEGSADETLVVDSFTVIPHTSACEASRVRALVAVGDWQLVALDGDALPALDRSLQPTLRFVLSEPTMFGNAGCNRFTGRAVLRGLALQPAALAMTRRLCVDSLANARETRYAAVLTEGGWFRLEDSTLVLSQGGVERARFIRR; this is encoded by the coding sequence ATGCGAAAGTCGCTGGTTCCGATGTTGCTGCTCGCCGCCTGCGGGGCTGGGGGCGAGGCCATACCGCCGGGTGAGCCGCTCACGCGGCTGGCCGCCGGCGACACGCTGCCGCTGATCACGCGCCCCGCCGGGTTTGGCGGCGTACTGCCCTGCGCCGACTGCACGGGGATTGAGACCACGCTGATCCTGGAGCCTGATGGCTCGTACCGGCTGCGCGAGACCTACGTCGGTGAGCGGGCACCCAACACCTTTGTCACGGTGGGGCGCTGGCAATACCTACTGGATTCGGTCCCGCAGCTCCGGCTGCACGCCGGGAGCGAATCCACGCGCCACTTCGCGGTGACCGGCGCGCTCACGATCGAGGCGCGCGACAGCAGCGGCGCGGTCATTACCACGGATGCGCCGCTGGCCCTGCGCCGCATCTCGCCGCCCGCGCAGTTGGGTCGGGTGGCGCGCCTGCGCGGCGAGTTCCGCTACTTCGCCGACGCCGCGACGTTCGTTGAGTGCCGCAGCGGCCGCCTGTTCCCGGTGGCTGGAGACAGCGCCTTCGTGCGGCTACAGCGCAGTTATCTCGACCAGCGGCTGTCGAACGAAGCCTCCGTGCTGGTGGAGATCCACGGGGCCCTCGAGGCACGCGCCGGGATGGAGGAAGGCAGTGCCGACGAGACGCTCGTCGTGGACTCCTTCACGGTCATCCCGCACACGAGCGCCTGCGAGGCCTCGCGCGTCCGCGCGCTGGTGGCCGTCGGCGACTGGCAGTTGGTCGCGCTCGACGGCGATGCGCTGCCGGCGCTGGACCGCTCGTTGCAGCCCACGCTGCGCTTCGTGCTCAGCGAGCCGACGATGTTCGGCAATGCCGGCTGCAACCGCTTCACCGGCCGCGCCGTGCTGCGCGGCCTCGCCCTGCAACCCGCCGCGCTGGCGATGACGCGCCGGCTCTGCGTCGACTCGCTGGCCAACGCCCGCGAAACACGCTACGCAGCGGTGCTGACGGAGGGTGGCTGGTTCCGGCTGGAGGACAGCACGCTCGTCCTCTCGCAGGGCGGCGTCGAGCGGGCGCGGTTCATACGACGCTGA
- a CDS encoding OsmC family protein: MITRNADARWEGDLKTGKGHIRLSSGAFEGPFSFGTRFENAPGTNPEELLGGAHAACFTMALNNALTMAGLPPKQVATTASVQMDRVDGKMTIVGITLRTRASIPGATREQFLEHAENAKRDCIVSRALAQVPMTLDAALE; the protein is encoded by the coding sequence ATGATCACACGCAACGCCGACGCCCGATGGGAGGGCGATCTCAAGACGGGCAAGGGTCACATCCGCCTTTCGAGCGGCGCCTTCGAAGGCCCGTTCTCGTTCGGCACGCGCTTCGAGAACGCGCCGGGCACCAATCCCGAGGAACTGCTTGGCGGCGCGCACGCCGCCTGCTTCACGATGGCGCTCAACAACGCCCTGACGATGGCCGGCCTGCCGCCCAAGCAGGTCGCTACCACCGCCTCGGTGCAGATGGATCGCGTGGACGGCAAGATGACCATCGTGGGCATCACGCTGCGCACGCGGGCGAGCATCCCGGGCGCGACGCGGGAGCAGTTCCTGGAGCACGCCGAGAATGCCAAGCGCGACTGCATCGTGTCGCGGGCGCTGGCGCAGGTGCCGATGACGCTGGACGCGGCGCTGGAGTAG
- a CDS encoding DUF1801 domain-containing protein, translated as MQSKAKTVAQYLKELPADRRATISALRDVVLRNMDGKLEEGMQYGMIGWYIPHRVFPAGYHCDPKQPLPFACLASQKNYVSLYLMQVYADGTPDEQWFRKAWAKSGKKLNMGKCCLRFQTLDDLALDVIAEAFRRAKVDDYLETYAKVDPRNKSKAAKTPAAKKSATKRGNTPAARPRRAAAKKTARAKSTTRSR; from the coding sequence ATGCAGAGCAAGGCCAAGACCGTCGCGCAGTATCTCAAGGAGTTGCCAGCCGACCGGCGCGCCACCATCAGCGCGCTGCGGGACGTCGTCCTGCGCAACATGGACGGCAAGCTCGAGGAAGGCATGCAGTACGGGATGATCGGCTGGTACATCCCGCACCGCGTCTTTCCCGCGGGCTACCATTGCGATCCGAAGCAGCCCCTGCCCTTTGCTTGCCTGGCCTCGCAGAAGAACTACGTCTCGCTGTACCTGATGCAGGTCTACGCCGATGGCACGCCCGACGAGCAGTGGTTCCGCAAGGCCTGGGCGAAGTCCGGCAAGAAGCTCAACATGGGGAAGTGCTGCCTGCGCTTCCAGACGCTCGACGATCTCGCGCTGGATGTGATCGCCGAGGCGTTCCGGCGGGCCAAGGTGGACGACTACCTCGAGACCTACGCGAAGGTCGACCCGCGCAACAAGTCGAAGGCTGCGAAGACGCCAGCGGCGAAGAAGTCAGCCACCAAGCGTGGCAACACGCCCGCCGCGCGTCCGAGGCGTGCGGCAGCCAAGAAAACCGCCCGAGCCAAGTCCACCACTAGGAGCCGCTGA
- a CDS encoding ThuA domain-containing protein: MARQGYRCAVAIVAIVAVQALGCDAARNTAVVDDATRVLVFSRTVGFRHASIPAALETLEAVGRAHDVVVEATEDPTWFSDATLQRFDAVVFLMTTGDVLDAAQQAAFERFVRAGGGFVGVHSASDTEYGWPWYGGLVGAYFASHPAVQAATVLRVDSLHPSALGTPESFVRTDEWYDFAAPPGPSVTVLLRVDEASYSGGGMGAVHPIAWAHTYDGGRAWYTAMGHTEASYSEPLFVAQLTGGLLWAAGRR, encoded by the coding sequence ATGGCGAGGCAGGGATATCGGTGCGCGGTCGCGATTGTCGCGATTGTCGCGGTTCAGGCGCTGGGCTGCGACGCGGCGCGGAACACGGCGGTCGTCGACGACGCCACGCGCGTCCTGGTCTTCTCCCGCACCGTCGGCTTCCGGCACGCGTCGATTCCGGCGGCCCTGGAGACCCTTGAAGCCGTGGGTCGCGCCCACGACGTGGTGGTCGAGGCGACGGAGGATCCGACCTGGTTCAGCGACGCCACGCTGCAGCGCTTCGACGCCGTGGTATTCCTGATGACCACGGGCGACGTGCTTGACGCGGCACAGCAGGCGGCCTTCGAGCGCTTTGTTCGTGCCGGCGGCGGTTTCGTCGGCGTGCACTCGGCCAGCGACACCGAGTATGGCTGGCCGTGGTACGGCGGACTGGTCGGCGCGTATTTCGCCTCGCATCCGGCGGTGCAGGCGGCGACGGTGCTGCGCGTGGACTCGCTGCATCCCTCGGCACTCGGCACGCCGGAGAGCTTCGTGCGCACGGATGAGTGGTACGACTTCGCCGCGCCGCCGGGGCCGTCGGTGACGGTGCTGCTGCGTGTGGACGAGGCCAGCTACAGCGGGGGAGGGATGGGGGCCGTGCATCCGATCGCTTGGGCGCACACGTACGACGGCGGGCGCGCCTGGTACACGGCGATGGGGCACACTGAGGCCTCGTACAGCGAGCCGCTGTTCGTGGCGCAGCTCACGGGTGGGCTGTTGTGGGCGGCGGGGCGGCGATAG
- a CDS encoding formate/nitrite transporter family protein, which translates to MSATKTALDREAKARAKEMADVQASVIYEVIRREGERELRRPSSALFWSGVSAGLAISTSVIAKGFLVSVLPHTVWTPMVSNLGYTIGFLIVILGRMQLFTENTITPVLTLLHRPSADNFLATARLWSIVLTANLLGCLISAALLVYVRIVPDAQMQAIQEISRHYAAISPLQHLAWGMPAGFLIAALVWVLPRLDDAGEVLMIIILTYVIGLGGLSHVVAGSTELFVEMLEGELPLVDALLRGILPALAGNVLGGTGIFAALTYAQVREEVRPPSPSA; encoded by the coding sequence ATGTCCGCGACAAAGACCGCGCTGGACCGCGAGGCCAAGGCCCGCGCCAAGGAGATGGCGGACGTCCAAGCCTCCGTCATCTATGAAGTGATCCGCCGCGAGGGCGAGCGCGAGCTCCGCCGCCCCTCCAGCGCCCTCTTCTGGTCCGGCGTCAGCGCCGGCCTGGCCATCAGCACCTCGGTCATCGCCAAGGGTTTCCTCGTCAGCGTGCTGCCGCACACCGTCTGGACGCCGATGGTCTCCAACCTCGGCTACACCATCGGCTTCCTGATCGTCATCCTCGGCCGGATGCAGCTGTTCACCGAGAACACCATCACGCCGGTGCTCACGCTGCTGCATCGCCCGTCGGCCGACAACTTCCTCGCCACGGCGCGCCTCTGGTCCATCGTCCTCACCGCCAACCTGCTCGGTTGCCTCATCTCGGCGGCGCTGCTGGTGTACGTGCGCATCGTGCCGGACGCGCAGATGCAGGCGATCCAGGAGATCTCGCGGCACTACGCGGCCATCAGTCCCCTTCAGCACCTGGCCTGGGGCATGCCGGCAGGCTTCCTGATTGCGGCACTCGTGTGGGTACTGCCGCGGCTGGACGACGCGGGCGAGGTCCTGATGATTATCATCCTGACCTACGTGATCGGACTGGGCGGGCTGAGCCACGTGGTGGCGGGCTCCACGGAACTCTTCGTCGAGATGCTCGAGGGTGAGCTGCCCCTGGTCGATGCACTGCTGCGTGGCATCCTTCCTGCACTTGCCGGGAATGTGCTGGGCGGGACGGGCATCTTCGCCGCCCTCACGTATGCGCAGGTGCGGGAGGAAGTCCGGCCGCCTAGCCCCTCGGCCTAG
- a CDS encoding DNA/RNA non-specific endonuclease: protein MRLRAPAIAAFVAALFVASCSPDSPTGPQQLRIVPSRQASAIGPVVRISEFHYDNASTDVGEAIEISGPVGTDLTGWQVVLYNGSGGAPYNTVTLSTSIGATCGPDATRGVVVINYPTNGIQNGAPDGIALVDNLGGVVELLSYEGSFTAVGGPANGLTLPDIGVSQNGSGAIGNSLQRSETRAWQSEAANTFGTCNDGIVDDEEPAEPVAVAVSPAEATMVIGATAAFTAEATDAEGEVVPSIVAWTSRDAAVASVENGIVTGVSEGTTYVVATVGALADSALVTVTAAPPVELPPVRLSEIHYDNFGTDVGEAIEVEGPAGTDLTGWRIVLYNGNGGASYDTKILNGTIANQCDGRGTLYVEYPSNGIQNGSPDGFALVNAEGVLVEFLTYEGTFTAADGAAAGVLGTDIGAVQLGLSSETGTSLQRTVANTWETQPRNFGTCYGQVPPPPANTITFSGRDGTDPALPIGFEDQLFATLRDGATSAVITTTWTWSSETPALASVDANGVVQALGAGTAVVRATAEDGSTATYNVPTRVAMAGGSAVYQNHVEFGAPVDGDASNDIIVARTEFTSSWNPARGTPNWVAYNLDATHFGPEDRCDCFTFDPELAAYPRYTTADYTGAGAAAGYGIDRGHLARSFDRTAGSLDNARSFYFSNIIPQAADNNQGPWAAMENALGDLARFSNRELFIVAGVAGSKGTVKNEGKITIPAQVWKVALVLPRDATLSSVTSLEGVEVIAVIMPNDPGIRTVDWNTYRTTVDAVEALSGYDLLSLLRDDLEIALESGTSFPVGAVDGPYTAYAGDAVAMHASATDADGDALSFNWSFGDGTFASGAAVSHTYAAAGSYSVRMIVTDILGLADTVETTATISQLPAPLAVERALAMVNELAASGALSSGEANSLRAKLRAAASSLERGNTNSASGQIGAALNELRALANSGRLTAAQVAPLVDVLLRGLDGL, encoded by the coding sequence ATGCGTCTCCGCGCCCCCGCCATCGCCGCCTTCGTCGCGGCGCTTTTTGTTGCGTCCTGCTCCCCCGACAGCCCGACCGGCCCGCAGCAACTTCGAATCGTCCCGTCACGCCAGGCGTCGGCCATCGGCCCGGTCGTCCGGATCAGCGAATTCCATTACGACAACGCCAGCACGGACGTCGGCGAGGCGATCGAGATTTCCGGTCCCGTAGGCACGGACCTGACGGGCTGGCAGGTGGTGCTGTACAACGGCTCCGGCGGGGCGCCGTACAACACCGTGACGCTGTCGACGAGCATCGGCGCCACCTGCGGCCCTGACGCCACGCGTGGCGTGGTCGTGATCAACTATCCGACGAACGGCATCCAGAACGGCGCGCCGGACGGCATCGCCCTCGTGGACAACTTGGGTGGGGTCGTGGAACTGTTGTCCTACGAAGGCAGCTTTACCGCCGTCGGCGGGCCGGCGAACGGCCTGACGCTGCCGGACATTGGCGTGTCGCAGAACGGCAGCGGCGCCATCGGCAACTCGCTGCAGCGCTCGGAGACCCGTGCCTGGCAGTCCGAGGCCGCGAACACCTTCGGCACCTGCAACGACGGCATCGTGGACGACGAGGAGCCGGCCGAGCCGGTCGCTGTTGCGGTGAGCCCGGCCGAGGCGACGATGGTCATCGGCGCGACCGCCGCGTTTACGGCGGAAGCGACCGACGCCGAGGGCGAGGTGGTGCCGAGCATCGTGGCCTGGACCTCTCGCGACGCCGCCGTGGCGTCGGTCGAGAACGGCATCGTGACGGGCGTCAGCGAGGGCACAACCTACGTGGTGGCGACCGTCGGGGCCCTGGCGGACTCCGCGCTGGTGACCGTGACGGCCGCGCCGCCGGTTGAGCTGCCGCCGGTGCGCCTCAGCGAGATCCACTACGACAACTTTGGTACCGACGTCGGCGAGGCCATCGAAGTCGAAGGCCCGGCCGGCACGGACCTCACCGGCTGGCGCATCGTGCTGTACAACGGCAACGGCGGCGCGAGCTACGACACCAAGATCCTGAACGGCACCATCGCCAACCAGTGCGATGGACGCGGCACGCTGTACGTGGAGTATCCGTCCAACGGCATTCAGAACGGATCACCAGACGGCTTCGCCTTGGTGAACGCCGAGGGCGTGCTCGTTGAGTTCCTCACCTACGAAGGCACCTTCACCGCCGCCGACGGCGCCGCCGCCGGCGTGCTCGGCACGGATATCGGTGCGGTGCAGCTTGGGCTTTCGTCGGAGACGGGCACCTCGCTGCAGCGCACCGTCGCCAACACCTGGGAGACGCAGCCGCGGAACTTCGGTACCTGCTACGGGCAGGTCCCGCCCCCGCCGGCGAACACCATCACGTTCAGCGGGCGCGATGGCACTGACCCGGCGCTGCCGATCGGCTTCGAGGACCAGCTCTTCGCGACCCTGCGTGACGGCGCCACCTCGGCGGTGATCACCACGACCTGGACATGGAGCTCGGAGACGCCGGCACTGGCCAGCGTGGATGCGAACGGTGTGGTGCAGGCGTTGGGCGCCGGCACTGCGGTTGTGCGCGCCACGGCAGAGGACGGCAGCACCGCGACCTACAACGTGCCGACGCGCGTGGCGATGGCCGGCGGCAGCGCCGTGTACCAGAACCACGTGGAGTTCGGCGCGCCGGTGGACGGCGACGCCAGCAACGACATCATCGTGGCGCGCACGGAGTTCACGTCCTCGTGGAACCCGGCGCGCGGCACGCCCAACTGGGTGGCCTACAACCTCGACGCCACGCACTTCGGGCCCGAGGATCGCTGCGACTGCTTCACCTTCGACCCCGAGCTCGCCGCATATCCGCGCTACACCACGGCGGACTACACGGGCGCCGGCGCAGCCGCTGGCTATGGCATCGACCGCGGCCACCTCGCGCGTTCCTTTGACCGCACCGCGGGCAGCCTCGACAACGCCCGCTCGTTCTACTTCTCGAACATCATCCCGCAGGCGGCCGACAATAATCAGGGTCCCTGGGCCGCGATGGAAAACGCCCTCGGCGACCTCGCCCGCTTCAGCAACCGTGAGCTGTTCATCGTGGCCGGTGTCGCCGGCTCCAAGGGCACGGTGAAGAACGAGGGCAAGATCACGATCCCGGCGCAGGTGTGGAAGGTGGCGCTGGTGCTACCGCGTGATGCGACGCTCTCAAGCGTCACCTCGCTCGAGGGCGTCGAAGTCATTGCCGTGATCATGCCGAACGACCCAGGCATCCGCACGGTGGACTGGAATACCTACCGCACGACGGTGGACGCGGTGGAGGCGCTGAGCGGCTACGACCTGCTCTCGCTGCTGCGCGACGACCTGGAGATTGCGCTGGAGAGCGGCACGAGCTTCCCGGTGGGAGCGGTGGATGGACCGTACACCGCCTACGCCGGTGACGCAGTGGCGATGCATGCGAGCGCCACGGATGCCGATGGTGATGCACTGAGCTTCAACTGGAGCTTTGGCGACGGCACGTTCGCGTCCGGCGCCGCCGTCTCGCATACCTACGCCGCAGCAGGCAGCTACAGCGTGCGGATGATCGTCACGGATATCCTTGGGCTCGCAGACACGGTGGAGACCACGGCCACGATCTCGCAGCTGCCCGCACCCTTGGCGGTGGAGCGGGCACTCGCGATGGTGAACGAGCTCGCCGCGAGCGGCGCGCTCTCGAGTGGCGAAGCCAACTCGCTGCGGGCCAAGCTGCGGGCGGCCGCCTCGTCGCTCGAGCGTGGCAACACCAACTCGGCAAGCGGGCAGATTGGTGCGGCGCTGAACGAATTGCGTGCGCTGGCCAATAGCGGTCGCCTGACCGCCGCCCAGGTGGCGCCACTTGTGGACGTCCTCCTGCGTGGGCTCGACGGGTTGTAA